One segment of Akkermansiaceae bacterium DNA contains the following:
- a CDS encoding CvpA family protein, whose protein sequence is MNFQDLGATGIIVIVIAAFAVIGFLKGLIRTVLAMVCLGIAGYTALWGHEHASDLTGPWINNPGQWLPKIIALITGVVVFFICRHALKFVVDPFNQSSTGKRIGFGLPAAALSLCSGLAILWLAFTGIRYGGSIAELRHTQHKILKGTAAPVGTQPTDVTGAYATPLLLKAKHALDASSVGKWHQHTDPFYRPGKVALCQILILYHNSQTRSKMLKTPELNALLNRSDFLELAYESSIKEHATSGNPRALYSAGQIPKTLANPEFMEHLQQVSPEQLSKFISK, encoded by the coding sequence ATGAACTTCCAAGATCTGGGCGCCACGGGGATCATCGTCATCGTGATTGCGGCCTTTGCCGTCATTGGCTTTCTCAAAGGATTGATCCGCACCGTCCTGGCTATGGTTTGCCTTGGGATCGCTGGCTACACCGCACTCTGGGGGCACGAGCATGCCAGCGACCTCACCGGGCCGTGGATCAACAACCCGGGCCAGTGGCTGCCCAAGATCATCGCCCTGATCACAGGAGTCGTGGTCTTTTTCATCTGTCGCCACGCGCTGAAATTCGTCGTCGATCCCTTCAACCAGTCCTCGACCGGTAAACGTATCGGCTTCGGCCTACCTGCTGCGGCCCTGAGCCTTTGCTCGGGACTTGCCATTCTCTGGCTCGCCTTCACGGGCATCCGCTACGGTGGCTCAATCGCCGAACTCCGTCACACCCAACACAAGATCCTCAAGGGCACTGCGGCCCCCGTCGGCACACAACCCACAGACGTAACCGGTGCCTACGCCACCCCCTTGCTGCTCAAAGCCAAACACGCACTTGATGCCAGCTCGGTGGGCAAATGGCACCAACATACCGATCCCTTCTACAGACCGGGAAAAGTCGCCCTCTGCCAGATTCTCATCCTCTACCATAACTCCCAGACACGCAGCAAAATGCTTAAAACCCCTGAGCTGAACGCACTCCTCAATCGTTCCGATTTTCTCGAGCTGGCGTATGAAAGCTCCATCAAGGAACACGCCACCTCGGGTAATCCAAGAGCCCTCTATTCTGCCGGACAGATTCCAAAAACCCTCGCCAACCCTGAATTCATGGAACATTTACAGCAGGTAAGCCCTGAACAACTGTCGAAATTCATCTCCAAATAA
- the aroC gene encoding chorismate synthase: protein MSNSFGQLFRISTWGESHGGGVGVVIDGCPPRIPLSEEDIQTDLDRRRPGQSDIVTPRQESDTCEILSGVFEGQTLGTPIAILVRNKDQRPSSYTEMKDKYRPSHADYTYDAKYGTRAWHGGGRASARETIGRVAAAAVAKKVLAKLYPDLEILAWVQSVKDIEASVDAHTVTAETIESNIVRTGDPHAVEPMTRLIKEMRNTGNSVGGVVECIVRHAPAGLGNPVFGKLEATLAHAMMSLPATKGFEIGSGFSGTQLTGAEHNDPFFMDGDTVRTTTNKSGGVQGGISNGEHIIFRTAFKPTATIMTEQQTVTTSHEDTELKGRGRHDACVLPRAVPIVEAMTALVLCDHALLHLAQCSAT, encoded by the coding sequence ATGTCCAATAGTTTCGGCCAACTTTTCCGTATTTCCACCTGGGGTGAATCCCATGGCGGTGGTGTCGGCGTCGTCATCGACGGCTGCCCACCCCGTATCCCGCTCTCAGAAGAGGATATTCAAACCGACCTCGACCGCCGTCGTCCGGGGCAAAGCGATATCGTCACACCACGTCAGGAAAGTGACACCTGCGAGATTCTTTCCGGTGTTTTTGAAGGCCAGACGCTGGGCACCCCCATCGCCATCCTTGTCCGTAACAAGGACCAGCGCCCGTCATCGTACACCGAGATGAAGGATAAATACCGCCCGTCCCACGCCGACTACACCTATGACGCCAAGTACGGCACCCGCGCGTGGCACGGTGGTGGCCGTGCCTCGGCCCGCGAAACCATCGGCAGGGTCGCAGCCGCAGCGGTCGCCAAAAAAGTCCTCGCCAAGCTCTACCCCGACCTCGAAATCCTCGCCTGGGTGCAATCCGTCAAAGACATCGAGGCATCCGTCGACGCCCATACCGTCACCGCCGAAACCATCGAATCCAACATCGTCCGCACCGGAGACCCGCACGCGGTTGAACCGATGACCAGGCTGATCAAGGAAATGCGCAATACCGGAAATTCAGTCGGTGGCGTGGTCGAGTGTATCGTCCGTCACGCCCCGGCCGGTCTCGGCAACCCGGTTTTTGGGAAACTCGAGGCCACCCTCGCCCACGCCATGATGAGCCTGCCGGCGACCAAGGGTTTCGAGATAGGCTCAGGTTTCTCTGGCACCCAGCTCACCGGAGCCGAGCACAACGACCCGTTTTTCATGGACGGCGATACCGTGCGTACGACGACCAATAAATCCGGCGGTGTCCAGGGTGGTATTTCCAATGGTGAACACATCATTTTCCGCACCGCATTCAAACCGACGGCCACGATCATGACCGAACAACAAACGGTCACCACCAGCCACGAGGACACCGAGCTCAAAGGCCGGGGGCGTCATGACGCCTGCGTGCTTCCCCGCGCCGTCCCAATCGTGGAGGCCATGACCGCACTCGTCCTCTGTGACCACGCCCTCCTGCACCTCGCGCAGTGTAGTGCGACGTAA
- the ccoN gene encoding cytochrome-c oxidase, cbb3-type subunit I, with product MNTPTNAATTTIVYDDKTVRRFMIASIIFGLVGMLVGVIAAFQLNFWQMNGKFLEYITFGYFKSEGVSFLTFGRLRPLHTNAAIFAFVGNMMFAGIYYSTQRLCKCRTASDLLSNIHFWGWQLIIVAAAITLPAGLTRGKEYAELIWPINICVALIWVVFAINFFWTLAKRREPNLYVAIWFYIATIITVAMLYIVNHLSLPTSLTHSYPVFAGVQDALVQWWYGHNAVAFFLTTPILGIMYYFMPKAAGRPVYSYRLSIIHFWALVFIYIWAGPHHLLNTALPHWLQMLGMLFSLMLWAPSWGGMLNGLLTLRGAWDKLRTDPVIKFFAAGVTFYGMATFEGPLMSIKAVNQLSHYTDWTIGHVHSGTLGWNGFMAAGMFYWMAPRLWKNSKGSDGGSVLWRESWANMHFWIGTVGILLYVASMWVSGIMEGLMLSATNEAGTTLKYGNFVTVTQAKHIMLLFRGIGGLLYLSGFIMLAINIFKTIRMSSAVDATAEVPAEAPEGTDDARGLSLVFRNDPITYTFWVIIFVILWIFLPKGMDIGALVIACGLTLQAIWVFSRNPGRWADLYDSLEKNWVPFTVLVFIAAALGGAVQIIPTVIAQKGEYMDDRRQVLYTPLELAGRDLYITEGCYNCHSQMIRMLEGDILRYGKSQLKDKDGNSLEGGYSRIGESIYNHPFQWGSKRTGPDLAREGGVRSDGWHYNHLVNPRSTSDGSIMPVYDWMLDKKTDVKALPGKIAALTKLGVPYEAMTEDVIEDKAKLQALEIARGLVAAEVVLPKDLEQMDDEAEIASALAERQIVAMIAYLQKLGAYEVIDNKDAAAPAITNPDQKHAAGEPESK from the coding sequence ATGAATACACCCACCAATGCCGCTACCACCACGATTGTCTATGATGACAAGACCGTGCGACGCTTCATGATCGCCTCCATCATTTTCGGCCTCGTCGGAATGCTGGTCGGCGTTATCGCCGCCTTCCAGTTGAACTTCTGGCAAATGAACGGCAAATTCCTCGAATACATTACTTTCGGATACTTCAAATCCGAGGGCGTAAGCTTCCTGACCTTTGGTCGACTACGTCCGCTGCATACCAACGCAGCCATTTTTGCCTTTGTGGGTAATATGATGTTTGCCGGTATCTACTACTCGACCCAGCGTCTCTGCAAGTGCCGGACCGCATCCGATTTACTTTCCAACATCCACTTCTGGGGCTGGCAGCTGATCATTGTTGCAGCGGCTATCACCCTGCCAGCCGGCCTGACCCGTGGCAAGGAGTATGCCGAGCTGATCTGGCCGATCAACATCTGCGTTGCACTCATCTGGGTAGTGTTCGCTATCAACTTCTTCTGGACTCTGGCCAAACGCCGCGAGCCCAACCTCTACGTTGCGATCTGGTTCTACATTGCCACCATCATCACGGTGGCCATGCTCTACATCGTCAACCACCTCTCCCTGCCCACCAGCCTGACGCACTCATATCCCGTTTTCGCCGGAGTCCAGGATGCCCTGGTCCAGTGGTGGTATGGTCACAACGCCGTGGCCTTCTTCCTGACCACCCCGATCCTCGGTATCATGTATTATTTCATGCCCAAGGCCGCCGGTCGTCCAGTCTACTCTTACCGACTGTCCATCATCCACTTCTGGGCACTTGTCTTCATTTACATCTGGGCCGGTCCTCACCACCTGCTCAACACGGCCCTCCCCCATTGGTTGCAAATGCTCGGCATGCTCTTCTCCCTGATGCTCTGGGCTCCTTCCTGGGGTGGTATGCTCAACGGTCTGCTCACCTTGCGGGGTGCCTGGGATAAACTCCGCACCGATCCCGTGATCAAATTCTTCGCCGCTGGAGTCACCTTCTACGGGATGGCCACTTTCGAGGGACCTCTTATGTCCATCAAGGCGGTCAACCAGCTCTCGCACTACACCGACTGGACCATCGGCCACGTTCACTCCGGAACACTCGGTTGGAACGGTTTCATGGCTGCCGGTATGTTCTACTGGATGGCTCCAAGACTTTGGAAAAACAGCAAGGGCTCCGACGGCGGCAGTGTTCTCTGGCGTGAGAGCTGGGCGAACATGCACTTCTGGATCGGCACTGTGGGTATCCTGCTCTATGTCGCCTCCATGTGGGTTTCCGGAATCATGGAAGGCCTGATGCTCAGTGCTACCAACGAAGCCGGCACCACACTGAAATACGGCAACTTTGTCACCGTTACCCAGGCCAAGCACATCATGCTGCTATTCCGCGGTATTGGTGGACTGCTCTACCTCTCTGGATTCATCATGCTGGCGATCAACATCTTCAAGACCATCCGCATGAGCTCTGCCGTGGATGCAACGGCTGAAGTTCCTGCCGAGGCTCCCGAAGGCACGGACGACGCCCGCGGACTGAGCCTTGTTTTCCGCAACGATCCCATCACCTACACTTTCTGGGTGATCATCTTCGTGATTCTCTGGATTTTCCTACCCAAGGGAATGGACATCGGTGCCCTGGTGATCGCCTGCGGTTTGACGCTCCAAGCCATCTGGGTCTTTTCAAGAAACCCCGGACGTTGGGCCGACCTCTACGACTCCCTTGAGAAGAACTGGGTTCCCTTTACCGTCCTGGTATTCATCGCTGCCGCCTTGGGTGGCGCGGTGCAGATCATCCCCACCGTCATTGCCCAGAAGGGTGAATACATGGATGATCGCAGGCAGGTGCTCTACACACCACTGGAGCTTGCCGGTCGCGACCTCTACATCACCGAAGGCTGCTACAACTGCCACTCGCAAATGATCCGTATGCTCGAGGGTGACATCCTGCGCTACGGCAAGTCCCAGCTTAAGGACAAGGACGGCAATAGCCTCGAAGGTGGCTACTCCCGCATCGGCGAGTCCATCTACAACCACCCGTTCCAGTGGGGCTCCAAGCGCACCGGGCCAGACCTTGCCCGTGAAGGTGGCGTCCGTTCCGACGGCTGGCACTACAACCACTTGGTCAACCCAAGAAGCACCTCTGACGGATCGATCATGCCGGTTTACGATTGGATGCTGGACAAGAAAACCGACGTCAAAGCCCTGCCAGGCAAGATTGCCGCGCTTACCAAGCTTGGCGTGCCTTACGAGGCGATGACCGAAGACGTCATCGAGGATAAAGCCAAACTACAGGCCCTCGAAATCGCCCGTGGTCTGGTTGCCGCCGAAGTTGTCCTGCCCAAGGACCTGGAACAGATGGACGACGAAGCTGAAATCGCATCAGCCCTTGCTGAACGCCAGATTGTTGCCATGATCGCCTACCTGCAGAAGCTCGGTGCTTATGAAGTGATCGATAACAAGGACGCCGCTGCACCCGCCATTACCAATCCGGATCAGAAACACGCGGCCGGTGAGCCTGAGTCCAAGTAA